Genomic segment of Mycobacterium botniense:
ATTGCTGGCCTCGATCGGCCCGACACCGGCAGCATTGTTATCAACGGACGTGACGTGACCGGTGTGTCACCCCAGCGGCGTGGAGTCGGCTTCGTGTTCCAACACTATGCGGCATTCAAACACTTGACTGTGCGCGACAACATCGCTTTCGGGTTAAAGATCCGCAGACGGTCCAAAGCCGAGATCAAAGAGAAAGTCGATAACCTGCTGGAAGTGGTCGGGCTGAGCGGATTTCAAACTCGCTACCCCCATCAGTTGTCCGGTGGGCAACGACAGCGCATGGCGCTGGCGCGCGCGCTGGCCGTGGACCCGGACGTGTTGCTCTTGGATGAGCCGTTCGGCGCGCTGGACGCCAAAGTCCGCGACGAGTTGCGCGCCTGGCTGCGTCGCTTGCACGACGAGGCGCATGTGACCACGGTGCTGGTCACTCACGATCAAGGGGAGGCCCTGGATGTGGCTGACCGGATCGCCGTGCTCAATAAGGGCCGCATCGAGCAGATCGGATCCCCAGCAACGGTCTACGACAACCCGGCGAACACTTTCGTGATGTCATTTTTGGGTGCGGTATCGACACTGAACGGAACCTTGGTTCGCCCGCACGATATCCGGGTCGGTCGCACACCTGATATGGCGGTTGCCGCCCGGGACGGCACGGCGCAATCTGCCGGCGTACAGCGCGCCACCGTCAACCGCGTGGTGATGCTGGGATTTGAAGTCCGCGTCGAGTTGACCAGCGCGGCCACCGGTGTCCCGTTCACCGCGCAGATCACCCGCGGCGACGCTGAGGCGCTTGCCCTGCGCGAAGGCGACACCGTTTACGTGCGTGCTACCCGTGTGCCGCCTATTGGCGGCGACGTTATGGCCCGTCACGGTCCGAACACCGAGAGGATGCGAGCACAGTGACGTCGTCGTAGTCTTTGCGTGCTCACCCGCAGGCGACGGCAAGCGGTGTCACGGCTGCGGCAGCCCAGTTGGGCGCCTTCCGCGACGGCGATCGGCGTTCGGCTCGATTCACGCCGCCATGTGACCGGCCACCGCACGGTCGAAGCGATCCAGCACAGTCTCAGCAACTAACCGGTGGGCACCTAACGGGGGTGCCATCGCGATGCCGGCGTCGCGTGCAAACGCCTGCACCCGGTCGGGTAGCCTCCCCGGCGCCAGGAACCACGGGGCGATCACCAGTCGGCGCATGCCTAGCTGGCGCAGCCGATGAGCCGCCGTTGCCAGCGAACCGGGCACGGTGACGAACGCGGTGGTCGCCCCTGCCCAACGGGTTCCGGCCGACAGCTTCGATGCGACCTGCGCGGTGCGCGCGTTGACTGCGGCATCCGAGGAGCCGATTGCCACCACCAGCACGCCAAGCGCATCGTCGGCCGGAGAAACGCCCATGCCGGCCAGCCGCTCCCGCAATACACACACCAAACGGCCGTCGGCCCCGAGCACCGGAGCGCGCCGTACGCTGATTCCGCGCTCTGTCGCACCCGAACGAGCAATGTGTTCGGGAATGTCACGGCGGGCGTGGTAGGCGTCAGCCAACAGCAGCGGAGTGACCACAACATAACGCGTTCCCCGCAACCCGGCGAGGACGTCGACCAAGCCCGGCGGGTTCTTGTCCAAGTAGGCGAGACGCAGGTCAAGACCCGGCCGCAGGTCTTTCAGCAAATCGGCCACCGCCCGGGTGGTGGCGGCCGATCGCGGATCTGCGCTGCCATGTGCGGTCAGCACCATCGTGGTCACAAGGGGTGCAACCCGCCTTCCGTTTTAGACCGTTCCCGCCAGCGCCCGCTGCGCGCCGCCACCTTCCGGGGGTGTTGTTCGGTCCAGCCGTTGGTCTGGCCGCTCAACGGAGATCGTCCTCGTCAGCGCGCATTACCCACTGCGCAAACCGAGCGCCGTCATTACGGTGCTTGAGAAAGTTCCGCACCAGCCGCTCGATGTAA
This window contains:
- a CDS encoding sulfate/molybdate ABC transporter ATP-binding protein, with the protein product MNPTDAIIVAGVSKRYGDFVALDDIDFSVPAGSLTALLGPSGSGKSTLLRAIAGLDRPDTGSIVINGRDVTGVSPQRRGVGFVFQHYAAFKHLTVRDNIAFGLKIRRRSKAEIKEKVDNLLEVVGLSGFQTRYPHQLSGGQRQRMALARALAVDPDVLLLDEPFGALDAKVRDELRAWLRRLHDEAHVTTVLVTHDQGEALDVADRIAVLNKGRIEQIGSPATVYDNPANTFVMSFLGAVSTLNGTLVRPHDIRVGRTPDMAVAARDGTAQSAGVQRATVNRVVMLGFEVRVELTSAATGVPFTAQITRGDAEALALREGDTVYVRATRVPPIGGDVMARHGPNTERMRAQ
- a CDS encoding sirohydrochlorin chelatase, translating into MTTMVLTAHGSADPRSAATTRAVADLLKDLRPGLDLRLAYLDKNPPGLVDVLAGLRGTRYVVVTPLLLADAYHARRDIPEHIARSGATERGISVRRAPVLGADGRLVCVLRERLAGMGVSPADDALGVLVVAIGSSDAAVNARTAQVASKLSAGTRWAGATTAFVTVPGSLATAAHRLRQLGMRRLVIAPWFLAPGRLPDRVQAFARDAGIAMAPPLGAHRLVAETVLDRFDRAVAGHMAA